Proteins encoded together in one Streptomyces sp. TLI_171 window:
- a CDS encoding YihY/virulence factor BrkB family protein, translating to MNPIESALRALDRTQQRRRPLAVVVALVKKYGDDRGGLLAALITYYGFVSLIPLLLLLSTVLGFVLHGHPGAQQAVVDSALADFPIIGDQLRENVHSVQGSGLALAIGVAGLLYGALGIAQVLQHTMAEVWNVPGVRRPGYWPRLARSLLLFGALGTGLLLSTAAASLVGAAPAGPFARVGGLLLSAVVNAGLFAACLRILTPREVRTGALLPGSALAGPLFTVLQAFGAVLVAHQLRHATAVYGFFATVIGLLSWLYLAAQITVYAAEWNVVLARRLWPRSLLQPPLTGPDEQVLASLAEQEERRPEQHIEVEFEDPPERGAPPDKE from the coding sequence GTGAATCCGATCGAGAGTGCGCTGCGGGCGCTCGACCGCACCCAGCAACGGCGCCGGCCGCTGGCCGTGGTGGTCGCGCTGGTGAAGAAGTACGGCGACGACCGGGGCGGACTGCTGGCCGCGCTGATCACCTACTACGGCTTCGTGTCGCTGATCCCGCTGCTGCTCCTGCTGTCGACCGTGCTCGGCTTCGTGCTGCACGGTCACCCCGGGGCGCAGCAGGCGGTGGTCGACTCGGCGCTGGCCGACTTCCCGATCATCGGCGACCAGTTGCGGGAGAACGTGCACTCGGTGCAGGGCAGCGGCCTGGCGCTGGCGATCGGCGTCGCCGGGCTGCTGTACGGCGCGCTCGGGATCGCGCAGGTGCTGCAGCACACGATGGCCGAGGTGTGGAACGTCCCCGGGGTGCGACGGCCCGGCTACTGGCCCCGGCTGGCGCGCAGCCTGCTGCTGTTCGGGGCGCTGGGCACCGGGCTGCTGCTGTCGACGGCCGCGGCGTCCCTGGTCGGCGCGGCCCCGGCCGGGCCGTTCGCGCGGGTGGGCGGACTGCTGCTGTCGGCGGTGGTGAACGCCGGGCTGTTCGCGGCGTGCCTGCGCATCCTGACCCCGCGAGAGGTGCGGACCGGGGCACTGCTGCCGGGCAGCGCGCTCGCCGGCCCGCTGTTCACCGTCCTGCAGGCGTTCGGCGCGGTGCTGGTGGCCCATCAACTGCGGCACGCGACCGCGGTCTACGGCTTCTTCGCCACCGTGATCGGCCTGCTGTCCTGGCTGTACCTGGCGGCGCAGATCACCGTCTACGCCGCCGAGTGGAACGTGGTGCTGGCACGCCGGCTGTGGCCCCGCTCGCTGCTCCAGCCCCCGCTGACGGGGCCGGACGAGCAGGTCCTCGCCTCGCTCGCCGAGCAGGAGGAGCGCCGCCCGGAACAGCACATCGAGGTCGAATTCGAGGATCCGCCGGAGCGCGGTGCTCCACCGGACAAGGAGTAG
- a CDS encoding immunity 51 family protein has protein sequence MTDRETYAPLVFFEYDHRPGSYCLMLTDDRMSEVDEVFEAAGQHNGGYGWEAVARSAVRSRAPQLEGRFGYDPEAGMFVAYGEDAAALRELGALLSAAFRDRPALRELIDAAEPDRFD, from the coding sequence ATGACTGATCGTGAGACCTACGCCCCGCTGGTGTTCTTCGAGTACGACCACCGGCCCGGTTCGTACTGCCTGATGCTGACGGACGATCGGATGTCCGAGGTGGACGAGGTGTTCGAGGCGGCCGGTCAGCACAACGGCGGCTACGGCTGGGAGGCGGTGGCCCGCTCGGCCGTCCGCTCGCGGGCGCCGCAGCTGGAGGGGCGGTTCGGGTACGACCCGGAGGCCGGCATGTTCGTCGCCTACGGCGAGGACGCGGCGGCGCTGCGCGAACTGGGGGCGCTGCTCTCCGCCGCCTTCCGTGACCGTCCGGCGCTGCGCGAGCTGATCGACGCGGCCGAGCCGGACCGGTTCGACTGA
- a CDS encoding transglycosylase family protein — protein sequence MIFRNETAATTTATTAEKGSRSRNRVRAAVVAGTAVAVLPVAGLVAATSASAADVSTWDKVAQCESTGNWSINTGNGFYGGLQFTSSTWAAFGGTAYAPQADQATKAQQIAVAEKVLASQGPGAWPVCSVQAGLTAGGAAAQVDTSSSAASSTSSTTADSTSAATKSSKPATTSTDAESTNTSSTTSSADRGNQSWKKHHTAAKTDGGSYTVKSGDTLGAIAAANGTTVDALFNANAQTIGANPDVIYPGQVLSV from the coding sequence ATGATCTTCCGTAACGAGACCGCCGCCACCACGACCGCCACCACCGCCGAGAAGGGCAGCCGCAGCCGCAACCGCGTCCGGGCCGCCGTCGTGGCGGGCACCGCGGTGGCCGTTCTCCCGGTGGCCGGCCTCGTGGCGGCGACCTCGGCCTCGGCCGCGGACGTGTCCACCTGGGACAAGGTCGCCCAGTGCGAGTCGACCGGCAACTGGTCGATCAACACCGGCAACGGCTTCTACGGTGGCCTGCAGTTCACCTCCTCCACCTGGGCCGCCTTCGGCGGGACCGCCTACGCCCCGCAGGCCGACCAGGCCACCAAGGCGCAGCAGATCGCCGTCGCCGAGAAGGTGCTGGCCTCCCAGGGTCCCGGCGCCTGGCCGGTGTGCTCCGTGCAGGCGGGTCTGACCGCGGGCGGCGCCGCTGCCCAGGTCGACACCTCGTCCTCGGCCGCGAGCTCCACCAGCTCGACCACCGCCGACTCCACCAGCGCCGCCACCAAGTCCTCGAAGCCGGCCACCACCTCGACCGACGCCGAGTCCACCAACACCAGCAGCACCACCTCGTCCGCCGACCGGGGCAACCAGTCCTGGAAGAAGCACCACACCGCCGCGAAGACCGACGGCGGCAGCTACACCGTGAAGTCCGGTGACACCCTGGGCGCCATCGCGGCCGCCAACGGCACCACCGTCGACGCGCTGTTCAACGCCAACGCGCAGACCATCGGCGCCAACCCGGACGTCATCTACCCGGGCCAGGTCCTCTCCGTCTGA
- a CDS encoding TetR/AcrR family transcriptional regulator, translating to MPAPLTEEQARQDSAALLDAAEALFYEKGIRAVGMDEVRAASGLPLKRIYRLHPAKDDLVVAVLRRRDERWRGRLVAAVEAEGDPRRRLLAAFDWLAGWFAEPGYRGCAWINAFGELGPASPAVLAEVRAHKEAFHGHLAEWSRAAGLADPAPVRLLAEGAIVTAAISGDPAPAGQARVAVEAMLAAAG from the coding sequence ATGCCCGCCCCGCTCACCGAGGAACAGGCCAGGCAGGACAGCGCGGCGCTGCTGGACGCCGCCGAGGCGCTGTTCTACGAGAAGGGCATCCGCGCCGTCGGCATGGACGAGGTCCGCGCCGCCTCCGGCCTGCCGCTCAAGCGGATCTACCGGCTGCACCCCGCCAAGGACGACCTGGTGGTGGCCGTGCTGCGCCGCCGCGACGAGCGCTGGCGCGGCCGGCTGGTCGCCGCCGTCGAGGCGGAGGGCGATCCGCGCCGGCGGCTGCTGGCCGCGTTCGACTGGCTGGCCGGGTGGTTCGCCGAACCCGGCTACCGGGGCTGCGCCTGGATCAACGCCTTCGGCGAGCTGGGCCCGGCCTCCCCGGCGGTGCTGGCGGAGGTCCGCGCGCACAAGGAGGCCTTCCACGGTCACCTCGCCGAGTGGTCCCGCGCGGCGGGGCTCGCCGATCCGGCGCCCGTCCGGCTGCTGGCGGAGGGGGCCATCGTGACGGCTGCGATCAGCGGCGACCCGGCCCCGGCCGGGCAGGCCAGGGTCGCCGTCGAGGCGATGCTGGCCGCCGCAGGGTGA
- a CDS encoding mechanosensitive ion channel family protein, with the protein MWWSAVRLVVAGAAVGVVLYGLDRVVELAARRLAARPAPSAALPGLLRGCRRPMLAVAACGLMLAAQPWVRSPGGVAHLLVLATIGSCGWLTARAAALLLDGAVRLAVRRRDPGWAGRARTQAGLLGRILQAAIALLALAAMLMTFPAVRVVGTSLLASAGLVGVVAGIAAQSALSNLFAGIQMAFGDLARIGDVVVVGGEWGTVEEITLTAVVIATWDQRRIVMPMSYFAGRPFENWSRRTARITGTALLHLDHSTPVDRLREEFESYLAKNPRWDGEGSALQVVDTTPTTLVVRALATAANADDAFALRCDLREHLIGYLREHHPNALPRLTVASPPQ; encoded by the coding sequence GTGTGGTGGAGCGCGGTACGGCTGGTGGTGGCCGGCGCGGCGGTGGGGGTGGTGCTGTACGGGCTGGACCGGGTCGTCGAGCTGGCGGCGCGCCGGCTCGCCGCCCGGCCCGCGCCGTCCGCGGCCCTGCCCGGGCTGCTGCGCGGGTGCCGGCGGCCGATGCTCGCCGTCGCGGCCTGCGGGCTGATGCTCGCCGCCCAGCCGTGGGTGCGCTCGCCCGGCGGCGTCGCCCACCTGCTGGTGCTCGCCACCATCGGCTCCTGCGGGTGGCTCACCGCGCGGGCCGCCGCGCTGCTGCTCGACGGCGCCGTCCGGCTAGCGGTGCGCCGCCGCGACCCCGGCTGGGCCGGCCGGGCCCGCACCCAGGCCGGGCTGCTCGGACGGATCCTGCAGGCGGCGATCGCGCTGCTCGCGCTGGCCGCGATGCTGATGACCTTCCCCGCCGTGCGGGTGGTCGGCACCAGCCTGCTCGCCTCCGCCGGACTGGTCGGCGTGGTCGCCGGCATCGCCGCGCAGAGCGCCCTGTCCAACCTGTTCGCCGGCATCCAGATGGCCTTCGGCGACCTGGCCCGGATCGGCGACGTGGTGGTGGTCGGCGGCGAGTGGGGCACCGTCGAGGAGATCACCCTCACCGCGGTGGTGATCGCCACCTGGGACCAGCGCCGGATCGTCATGCCGATGTCCTACTTCGCGGGCCGCCCGTTCGAGAACTGGTCCCGCCGCACCGCCCGGATCACCGGCACCGCCCTGCTCCACCTCGACCACAGCACCCCCGTGGACCGCCTCCGCGAGGAGTTCGAGTCCTACCTCGCCAAGAACCCCCGCTGGGACGGCGAGGGCAGCGCCCTGCAGGTCGTCGACACCACCCCCACCACCCTGGTCGTCCGCGCCCTCGCCACCGCCGCCAACGCCGACGACGCCTTCGCCCTCCGCTGCGACCTGCGCGAGCACCTCATCGGCTACCTCCGCGAACACCACCCGAACGCGCTGCCCCGCCTCACCGTCGCGAGCCCGCCGCAGTGA
- a CDS encoding helix-turn-helix transcriptional regulator, protein MVRVPLTPEQIEAGRRLGALFRETRAGRDPASVALSAGISPETLRKIEMGRLPSPGFGTVVGLCAALGLPLDTAAQVWLGPTDQHLAAG, encoded by the coding sequence ATGGTGCGAGTCCCCCTCACCCCCGAGCAGATCGAGGCCGGCCGCCGCCTGGGCGCGCTGTTCCGCGAGACCCGGGCCGGTCGCGACCCGGCTTCCGTCGCGCTGAGCGCCGGGATCTCCCCGGAGACCCTCCGCAAGATCGAGATGGGCCGCCTCCCCAGCCCGGGCTTCGGCACCGTGGTGGGCCTCTGTGCCGCGCTCGGCCTGCCGCTCGACACCGCCGCCCAGGTCTGGCTCGGCCCCACCGACCAGCACCTCGCCGCCGGCTGA
- a CDS encoding carboxymuconolactone decarboxylase family protein produces MALPTRAAIERLDPVFAEMAAASFQLAEAEKELTPRERALLRLVADVCEQVLGLPFELHVRAALDSGLDADDLRELIRFVSYDSGYPAALAALERLAEIERVHGLPGPTGQRHRVNADGTGSPLPAAMRAEVQALDREFADYMDLQSRMRGDMSRIGVRERAFATMAVDVLYQTLQESFRAHVGRALGAGATPEQVRAAVRATAVYGMTRTWRAMIVLDALLAELAPA; encoded by the coding sequence ATGGCCCTGCCGACCCGCGCCGCGATCGAGCGGCTCGACCCGGTGTTCGCGGAGATGGCCGCCGCGAGCTTTCAACTGGCCGAAGCCGAGAAGGAGTTGACGCCGCGTGAGCGGGCCCTGCTCAGGCTGGTCGCCGACGTCTGCGAACAGGTCCTCGGCCTGCCGTTCGAACTGCACGTCCGGGCCGCGCTGGACAGCGGGCTGGACGCCGACGACCTGCGCGAACTGATCCGCTTCGTCTCCTACGACAGCGGCTACCCGGCCGCGCTCGCCGCACTGGAGCGGTTGGCCGAGATCGAACGCGTCCACGGACTGCCCGGCCCGACCGGCCAGCGGCACCGGGTGAACGCGGACGGCACGGGCAGTCCGCTCCCCGCCGCGATGCGCGCCGAAGTCCAGGCGCTGGACCGGGAGTTCGCCGACTACATGGACCTGCAGTCGCGGATGCGCGGCGACATGTCCCGGATCGGCGTCCGGGAGCGGGCGTTCGCGACGATGGCGGTGGACGTGCTCTACCAGACCCTGCAGGAGAGCTTCCGGGCGCACGTCGGGCGGGCGCTCGGCGCGGGCGCGACCCCCGAGCAGGTCCGCGCCGCCGTCCGGGCCACCGCGGTTTACGGCATGACCCGGACCTGGCGGGCGATGATCGTCCTGGACGCGCTCCTCGCGGAGCTCGCCCCGGCGTAG
- the map gene encoding type I methionyl aminopeptidase, producing MIELKTPQAIEKMAVTGRFVADTLTELSELAEVGRDVMDLELRARKLIEKRGAVSCYWDYAPSFGRGPFRNVICLSVNDAVLHGQPHPYVLRDGDVLTLDFAVSVDGWVADSALTVIVGTPAEQDVRLVESTRAALDAAIAAAVPGNRIGDISAAIAAVGQDAGYRINTDFGGHGLGRTMHEDPHVANVGRPGRGLELRPGLTLALEPWWCAGTAKLKVDPDGWTLRSADGSRGAHAEHTVAITEDGPRVLTGRS from the coding sequence GTGATCGAGCTGAAGACCCCGCAGGCGATCGAGAAGATGGCCGTCACCGGCCGGTTCGTCGCCGACACGCTGACCGAGCTGTCCGAGCTCGCCGAGGTCGGCCGCGACGTGATGGACCTGGAGCTGCGCGCCCGCAAGCTGATCGAGAAGCGCGGCGCGGTCTCCTGCTACTGGGACTACGCCCCCTCCTTCGGGCGCGGGCCGTTCCGCAACGTGATCTGCCTGTCGGTGAACGACGCGGTCCTGCACGGGCAGCCGCACCCCTACGTGCTGCGCGACGGCGACGTGCTCACCCTGGACTTCGCGGTCTCGGTGGACGGCTGGGTGGCCGACTCCGCCCTCACCGTCATCGTCGGCACCCCCGCCGAGCAGGACGTCCGCCTGGTGGAGTCGACCCGGGCCGCACTGGACGCCGCGATCGCCGCCGCCGTCCCCGGCAACCGGATCGGCGACATCTCCGCCGCCATCGCCGCCGTCGGCCAGGACGCCGGCTACCGGATCAACACCGACTTCGGCGGCCACGGCCTGGGCCGCACCATGCACGAGGACCCGCACGTCGCCAACGTCGGGCGGCCCGGCCGCGGCCTGGAGCTGCGCCCCGGGCTGACGCTGGCGCTGGAGCCGTGGTGGTGCGCGGGCACGGCGAAGCTGAAGGTCGACCCGGACGGCTGGACGCTGCGTTCCGCGGACGGCTCGCGGGGCGCGCACGCCGAGCACACCGTGGCGATCACCGAGGACGGCCCGCGGGTGCTCACCGGCCGCTCCTGA
- a CDS encoding polysaccharide deacetylase family protein, protein MPTLLARTAHPHRPGRARRPHHPRRRNLAALAALATLAVGCSSVRTEDLNPPAGPQPTHAAPPAAAPAAAPAALPQAAARQEMNGRLGREEQELTLQQAVATARRWGLAALPLKAPAPPAVKPELAEGPGVKRSPGLPPVVYRVPTTDNVVFLTVDDGAEKDPRFAAMAAELGVPMSAFLSDYLARSDYGYFRTMRDRGVALNNHTLTHPDLRRLGPDALQHEICGQQDRLQQETGARPRLFRPPYGEYTDAALRTAASCGITAVPLWNEEAFPDRVEYRYADQKLHPGDIVLTHFRAPSADWKGDMPDMLRRVVDTATAQGFAIARLEDYL, encoded by the coding sequence ATGCCGACCCTGCTCGCTCGAACCGCCCACCCGCACCGCCCGGGCCGGGCCCGCCGCCCGCACCACCCGCGCCGCCGCAACCTGGCCGCCCTCGCCGCGCTCGCCACCCTCGCCGTCGGCTGCTCGTCCGTACGCACCGAGGACCTCAACCCGCCGGCCGGCCCGCAGCCCACCCACGCCGCGCCGCCCGCCGCCGCGCCGGCCGCCGCTCCCGCCGCCCTCCCACAGGCCGCCGCCCGGCAGGAGATGAACGGGCGACTCGGCCGCGAGGAACAGGAGTTGACCCTCCAACAGGCCGTGGCGACGGCCCGCCGCTGGGGCCTGGCCGCGCTTCCGCTGAAAGCTCCGGCCCCACCCGCGGTCAAGCCCGAGCTGGCCGAGGGGCCCGGCGTGAAGCGCTCCCCCGGGCTGCCGCCCGTGGTGTACCGCGTCCCGACCACCGACAACGTGGTGTTCCTGACCGTGGACGACGGCGCCGAGAAGGACCCGCGGTTCGCCGCCATGGCCGCCGAGCTGGGCGTCCCGATGTCCGCGTTCCTCTCCGACTACCTGGCGCGGTCCGACTACGGCTACTTCCGCACCATGCGCGACCGGGGCGTGGCGCTCAACAACCACACCCTCACCCACCCCGACCTGCGCCGCCTCGGCCCGGACGCCCTGCAGCACGAGATCTGCGGCCAGCAGGACCGCCTCCAGCAGGAGACCGGCGCCCGCCCGCGCCTGTTCCGCCCGCCCTACGGCGAGTACACCGACGCCGCCCTGCGCACCGCCGCCTCCTGCGGCATCACCGCCGTCCCGCTCTGGAACGAGGAGGCCTTCCCCGACCGCGTCGAGTACCGCTACGCCGACCAGAAGCTCCACCCCGGCGACATCGTCCTCACCCACTTCCGCGCCCCCTCCGCCGACTGGAAGGGCGACATGCCCGACATGCTCCGCCGGGTGGTCGACACCGCCACCGCCCAGGGCTTCGCGATCGCCCGCCTGGAGGACTACCTCTGA
- a CDS encoding nuclear transport factor 2 family protein codes for MPEDRPPHPPFTRESALIKVQAAEDAWNSRDPHRVALAYTPDSVWRNRDAFVTGRAEITAFLAAKWAREHEYALRKSLWAFEQDRIAVRFQYEWHDDDGQWWRSYGNELWEFDPHGLMRRREASINDVRIAAADRRILGPRPADERDGAERLPLR; via the coding sequence GTGCCCGAGGACCGTCCGCCCCACCCGCCGTTCACCCGTGAGAGCGCCCTGATCAAGGTCCAGGCCGCCGAGGACGCCTGGAACTCCCGCGACCCGCACCGCGTCGCGCTCGCCTACACACCCGACTCGGTCTGGCGCAACCGCGACGCCTTCGTCACCGGCCGCGCGGAGATCACCGCCTTCCTCGCCGCCAAGTGGGCCCGCGAGCACGAGTACGCCCTCCGCAAGAGCCTGTGGGCGTTCGAGCAGGACCGGATCGCCGTCCGCTTCCAGTACGAGTGGCACGACGACGACGGCCAGTGGTGGCGCAGCTACGGCAACGAGCTGTGGGAGTTCGACCCGCACGGCCTGATGCGCCGCCGCGAGGCCAGCATCAACGACGTCCGGATCGCGGCCGCCGACCGCCGGATCCTCGGGCCCCGGCCGGCGGACGAGCGCGACGGCGCGGAGCGGCTGCCGCTGCGCTGA
- a CDS encoding TetR/AcrR family transcriptional regulator encodes MDAITPAPTAAPGPTGPAPARSSTRGRTPRGQGERLRVEIVAAAVRLLDELADDQALSMRAVAREVGIAATSVYLHFADRDALVLAALEHCHADLLRAVDRAETGAPDPVAALRARTALLGAWSREHPGLYKVLHETTLNRRADLSFRTEMAERTTAAIRRCMDAGLAPDDDAETVSLDLRTAVHGAVSARVNQPELPWPPLAEQVDRFLVKLVGVAPATKADGAPAAENDGTPTAR; translated from the coding sequence ATGGACGCGATCACCCCGGCCCCGACGGCCGCGCCGGGCCCGACCGGCCCGGCCCCCGCCCGCAGTTCGACCCGCGGCCGCACCCCGCGCGGCCAGGGCGAGCGACTGCGGGTCGAGATCGTGGCCGCGGCGGTCCGACTGCTCGACGAACTCGCCGACGACCAGGCGCTGTCGATGCGCGCCGTCGCGCGGGAGGTCGGCATCGCCGCGACCTCCGTCTACCTGCACTTCGCCGACCGCGACGCCCTGGTGCTCGCCGCGCTGGAGCACTGCCACGCCGACCTGCTGCGCGCGGTGGACCGCGCGGAGACCGGGGCGCCGGACCCGGTGGCGGCGCTCCGCGCCCGCACGGCGCTGCTCGGCGCGTGGTCCCGCGAGCACCCCGGGCTGTACAAGGTGCTGCACGAGACCACGCTCAACCGGCGCGCCGACCTGTCCTTCCGGACCGAAATGGCGGAGCGCACCACCGCGGCGATCCGCCGCTGCATGGACGCCGGGCTGGCACCGGACGACGACGCGGAGACCGTCTCGCTGGACCTCCGCACGGCCGTCCACGGCGCGGTCTCGGCGCGGGTGAACCAGCCCGAACTACCCTGGCCGCCGCTGGCGGAGCAGGTGGACCGGTTCCTGGTGAAGCTGGTCGGCGTCGCGCCCGCCACCAAGGCCGACGGAGCCCCGGCGGCAGAGAACGACGGGACCCCCACCGCGCGGTAG
- a CDS encoding SpoIIE family protein phosphatase: protein MRPAVPADASDPQPPPQSDPATRTGPTPDDARPRWDAAAEPLLTDGLLRAVRTTSAYGGVLYLRSADRRSLVVAAVVGIPLRLLEPFHRIAVAAPLPVADSYRGGRTIVLADAEDTMRRYPRLAVGLPYARASATTPVTAGDQTFGVIAVFWPSDGTRPPAATRRQLRTAGNRLATGLLPYGDRLAAEGQPAVVLLPEPDGDGIRLGFFDWDLTDNHLTVDRSLREILGLRRFDGRGATLLDRIAPEDVAELRHAAREAARLGRPFTHRVRLRDPGGGIRRLHLHGHPVAEPARLVVAVVDATAAAAATAATERLRDGVFALDPDGRVGYVNRSAELLLHATRDDLIDRRPWDVLPWLADPAYEDRYRSAMLSQQPTAFLARRPPDHWLAFSLYPDAHGLTGRIVPAAPSEDTTLPEAPPPTPAPVGSVYHVLQLASALTEAVTVREVADSVIEQILPGFGGQELALYLARGGRMHLVAESGYPPGFLEPFEGTPIRTRLPGTEVFTSGAPVFFESERELAAAYPGIARDEMRAWAFLPLIASGHPVGSLILGFDRPRSFTAEDRSVLTALGGLIAQALERARLYDAQSAVARGLQEALLPHRLPAVPGLETAARYLPGTRGMDIGGDWYDVIPGRDGVFLIIGDVEGHSVKAAALMGQLRSAVRAFASGDDPVRTVARRTNHLLVDLDAGLLASCCLLRLDPAGGTLHAVRAGHPPPLLREPGGRTTQLDLAGGPLLGIDHDLDFPVTEIRLPPGSTLVLYTDGLVESATATITEGIDRLRTTLAHATTPALEPLADLLLGQARHRDHRADDVAILIARLTADRR from the coding sequence ATGCGCCCGGCAGTCCCGGCGGACGCCTCCGACCCGCAACCGCCACCGCAGAGCGACCCGGCGACGCGCACCGGCCCCACCCCGGACGACGCCCGCCCGCGATGGGACGCTGCCGCCGAACCCCTGCTCACCGACGGCCTGCTGCGAGCCGTCCGCACCACCTCCGCCTACGGCGGCGTGCTCTACCTGCGCTCCGCCGACCGCCGCTCACTGGTGGTGGCCGCCGTCGTCGGCATCCCGCTGCGCCTGCTCGAACCGTTCCACCGGATCGCCGTCGCCGCGCCGCTCCCCGTCGCCGACTCCTACCGCGGCGGCCGCACCATCGTGCTGGCCGACGCCGAGGACACCATGCGCCGCTACCCGCGGCTGGCCGTCGGACTGCCCTACGCGCGCGCCTCCGCCACCACCCCCGTCACCGCCGGCGACCAGACCTTCGGCGTGATCGCCGTCTTCTGGCCCTCCGACGGCACCCGCCCGCCCGCCGCCACCCGCCGCCAGCTGCGCACCGCCGGCAACCGGCTCGCCACCGGCCTGCTCCCCTACGGCGACCGGCTCGCCGCCGAGGGGCAGCCCGCCGTGGTGCTGCTCCCCGAACCCGACGGCGACGGCATCCGGCTCGGCTTCTTCGACTGGGACCTCACCGACAACCACCTCACCGTCGACCGAAGCCTGCGCGAGATCCTCGGCCTGCGCCGCTTCGACGGCCGCGGCGCCACCCTGCTGGACCGGATCGCCCCCGAGGACGTCGCCGAACTGCGCCACGCCGCCCGCGAAGCCGCCCGGCTCGGCCGCCCGTTCACCCACCGGGTCCGGCTGCGCGACCCCGGCGGCGGCATCCGGCGGCTCCACCTGCACGGGCACCCCGTCGCCGAACCCGCCCGGCTGGTGGTCGCCGTGGTCGACGCCACCGCCGCCGCGGCCGCCACCGCCGCCACCGAACGGCTGCGCGACGGCGTGTTCGCGCTCGACCCGGACGGGCGGGTCGGTTACGTCAACCGCAGCGCCGAACTGCTGCTGCACGCCACCCGCGACGACCTGATCGACCGCCGCCCCTGGGACGTGCTGCCCTGGCTCGCCGACCCCGCCTACGAGGACCGCTACCGCTCCGCGATGCTCTCCCAGCAGCCCACCGCGTTCCTCGCCCGCCGCCCGCCCGACCACTGGCTGGCCTTCTCGCTCTACCCCGACGCGCACGGCCTCACCGGCCGCATCGTGCCCGCCGCCCCCAGCGAGGACACCACCCTGCCGGAAGCCCCGCCGCCCACCCCGGCGCCCGTCGGCAGCGTCTACCACGTGCTGCAACTCGCCTCCGCGCTCACCGAGGCGGTCACCGTCCGGGAGGTCGCCGACAGCGTCATCGAACAGATCCTGCCCGGCTTCGGCGGCCAGGAACTCGCCCTCTACCTCGCCCGCGGCGGACGGATGCACCTGGTCGCGGAGAGCGGTTACCCGCCGGGGTTCCTCGAACCCTTCGAAGGCACCCCCATCCGCACCCGGCTGCCCGGCACCGAAGTGTTCACCAGCGGCGCACCGGTGTTCTTCGAATCCGAACGGGAACTCGCCGCCGCCTACCCCGGGATCGCCAGGGACGAGATGCGCGCCTGGGCGTTCCTCCCGCTGATCGCCTCCGGCCACCCCGTCGGCAGCCTCATCCTCGGCTTCGACCGGCCCCGCTCCTTCACCGCCGAGGACCGCTCCGTCCTCACCGCCCTCGGCGGCCTGATCGCCCAGGCCCTCGAACGCGCCCGCCTCTACGACGCCCAGTCCGCCGTCGCCCGCGGCCTCCAGGAAGCCCTGCTCCCGCACCGCCTGCCCGCCGTCCCCGGCCTGGAGACCGCGGCCCGCTACCTGCCCGGCACCCGCGGCATGGACATCGGCGGCGACTGGTACGACGTCATCCCCGGCCGCGACGGCGTCTTCCTGATCATCGGCGACGTCGAGGGGCACAGCGTCAAGGCCGCCGCGCTGATGGGCCAACTCCGCAGCGCGGTCCGGGCGTTCGCCAGTGGGGACGACCCCGTCCGGACCGTCGCCCGACGCACCAACCACCTCCTCGTCGACCTCGACGCCGGGCTGCTCGCCTCCTGCTGCCTGCTCCGCCTCGACCCCGCCGGCGGCACCCTGCACGCCGTCCGGGCCGGCCACCCCCCGCCGCTGCTGCGCGAACCCGGTGGCCGCACCACCCAACTCGACCTGGCCGGCGGCCCCCTGCTCGGCATCGACCACGACCTCGACTTCCCCGTCACCGAGATCCGCCTGCCGCCCGGCTCCACCCTCGTCCTCTACACCGACGGCCTGGTCGAATCCGCCACCGCCACCATCACCGAGGGCATCGACCGCCTCCGCACCACCCTCGCCCACGCCACCACCCCCGCCCTCGAACCCCTCGCCGACCTCCTCCTCGGCCAAGCCCGCCACCGCGACCACCGCGCCGACGACGTCGCCATCCTCATCGCCCGCCTGACGGCCGACCGACGGTGA